A genomic stretch from Achromobacter spanius includes:
- a CDS encoding SMP-30/gluconolactonase/LRE family protein, giving the protein MQIERIGTVRAALGECPVWDAAGNVLWMLDCRSGQLLSINPDSGTMREWLLPAPVGSFALNGDDEIIVALKESFALLRLSDGALRTIGRIDDSHPHLRLNDGAPLPDGSFVAGTMHIHRQAGEAPLGGLYRVDTEGRVSRIAQGLGVVNGPVMHPDGQHFHVCDSAQRKGFRYRMDEAGRLSSPEVFIDTDPLGSAPDGCCFDRDGGLWTALVHASAIARFDADGKLDRRIDLPVAHPASLCFGGPDLADIFVTTISDSGRLTATGPLDGALLRIRGAGAVGALRGHCRIRP; this is encoded by the coding sequence ATGCAGATCGAACGTATCGGCACGGTTCGCGCGGCGCTGGGCGAGTGCCCGGTGTGGGACGCGGCCGGCAATGTCTTGTGGATGCTGGACTGCCGCAGCGGGCAGTTGCTAAGCATCAATCCGGATAGTGGCACCATGCGTGAATGGTTGTTGCCCGCGCCGGTGGGCTCGTTCGCGCTTAACGGTGATGATGAAATCATCGTGGCGCTGAAAGAAAGCTTTGCGCTGCTTCGGCTGTCGGACGGCGCGTTGCGCACGATTGGACGCATCGACGACAGCCATCCGCATCTGCGCCTGAACGATGGCGCGCCGCTACCGGATGGCAGCTTCGTGGCCGGCACCATGCATATCCACCGGCAAGCGGGCGAAGCGCCGCTGGGCGGTTTGTATCGCGTGGATACGGAAGGCCGGGTCAGCCGCATTGCGCAAGGGCTGGGTGTGGTGAACGGCCCGGTCATGCATCCGGACGGGCAACATTTCCATGTGTGCGATAGCGCGCAGCGCAAGGGGTTTCGCTACCGCATGGATGAGGCCGGCCGCTTGTCATCCCCGGAAGTTTTCATCGACACCGATCCCTTGGGCTCGGCCCCGGACGGCTGTTGCTTTGATCGCGATGGCGGCTTGTGGACCGCGCTGGTGCATGCGTCGGCCATTGCGCGGTTCGATGCCGACGGCAAGCTGGATCGCCGCATCGACCTTCCGGTGGCGCACCCAGCATCGCTCTGTTTCGGTGGTCCGGATCTGGCGGATATCTTCGTCACGACCATCAGCGACAGTGGCCGCCTGACCGCCACGGGCCCGCTGGATGGGGCCTTGCTGCGCATACGGGGGGCGGGCGCCGTGGGCGCGCTACGCGGGCATTGCCGCATTCGGCCCTGA
- a CDS encoding enoyl-CoA hydratase/isomerase family protein gives MSEATVTLEVNEGVALVTLNSPPVNALNRAMRRRMVAIFDEISERDDIRCAVLTGHGKVFCAGADLKDRPNADIAGDFLEHNRITRETGNAIKECAKPVIAAVNGAALGAGMGVMAACDIMYASDNATFGMPEINVGLAGGASMLRTLVGRSTLRRMFFTGQRLSAHDLLRRNVLEDVLPPDQLLPTALALAHEIASKAPLAVLYAKRAANMVDLMPQRDAYRFEQDFTMTLAKTEDAREARMAFLEKRQPQFKGR, from the coding sequence ATGAGCGAGGCCACCGTCACCCTGGAAGTCAACGAAGGCGTTGCGCTGGTCACGCTGAACAGCCCGCCCGTCAATGCCCTGAACCGCGCCATGCGCCGCCGCATGGTCGCCATCTTCGACGAAATATCCGAACGCGACGACATACGCTGCGCGGTGCTGACGGGCCACGGCAAGGTGTTCTGCGCCGGGGCTGACTTGAAAGACCGTCCCAACGCCGACATCGCCGGCGACTTCCTGGAACACAACCGCATCACCCGCGAAACCGGCAACGCCATCAAGGAATGCGCCAAGCCCGTGATTGCCGCCGTCAATGGCGCGGCGCTGGGCGCGGGCATGGGGGTGATGGCCGCGTGCGACATCATGTACGCATCGGACAACGCCACCTTCGGCATGCCCGAGATCAACGTGGGCCTGGCGGGCGGCGCGTCCATGTTGCGCACGCTGGTGGGCCGATCAACCTTGCGCCGCATGTTCTTCACCGGCCAGCGTCTGAGCGCGCACGACCTCTTGCGCCGCAACGTGCTGGAAGACGTACTACCGCCCGACCAGTTGCTGCCGACGGCGTTGGCCCTGGCGCACGAAATCGCATCCAAGGCGCCGCTGGCGGTGCTGTACGCCAAGCGCGCGGCCAACATGGTTGACCTGATGCCGCAGCGTGATGCCTACCGCTTCGAGCAGGACTTCACGATGACGCTGGCCAAGACGGAAGACGCCCGCGAAGCGCGCATGGCTTTCCTGGAAAAGCGCCAGCCGCAATTCAAGGGACGCTGA